In one window of Henckelia pumila isolate YLH828 chromosome 1, ASM3356847v2, whole genome shotgun sequence DNA:
- the LOC140877764 gene encoding uncharacterized protein At2g39795, mitochondrial-like — translation MSSISFIKSTYGIVRGLRAAAKNVVQHRQWKPICNVSTNSTRSDVSEMEISAFEGKILRLIRKEIQYALDYSPPSPHIPEFGAFKVDERPGEQFIRLHRKYGETEDVKVEVTMFDGSVPFKKAGDDSDNEDGMKLHITLIVDIFKRGSINVLEFVCSAWPDNIEIRKVFTRGLEQTKDRPYLGPDFKELDDEMQNSLYDFLGARGVDDNLAVFLHRYTANKDKVEYVRWMEKVYPYFQKSRS, via the exons ATGAGTTCAATTTCATTTATTAAGTCGACATATG GTATAGTGAGAGGATTACGGGCAGCAGCGAAAAATGTCGTCCAGCATCGGCAGTGGAAGCCCATTTGCAATGTTTCCACTAATTCAACACGAAGTGACGTCTCGGAAATGGAAATATCTGCGTTTGAAGGCAAAATTCTCCGCCTGATTCGCAAAGAAATCCAGTACGCGCTCGATTACTCCCCTCCATCCCCG CATATACCAGAATTTGGTGCGTTCAAGGTTGATGAAAGGCCAGGGGAACAGTTCATTCGGTTACACAGGAAATATGGTGAGACTGAAGATGTCAAAGTTGAAGTGACAATGTTCGATGGATCTGTTCCATTTAAAAAAGCAGGTGATGACTCAGACAATGAGGATGGCATGAAGCTTCATATTACTTTAATTGTTGATATTTTCAAGAGGGGGAGCATCAATGTATTGGAGTTTGTTTGTTCTGCATGGCCGGATAATATTGAAATTCGCAAAGTTTTCACTCGGGGTCTGGAGCAAACGAAGGATCGACCTTATTTAGGCCCTGATTTCAA GGAATTGGATGATGAAATGCAGAATTCACTTTATGATTTCTTAGGAGCAAGGGGCGTCGATGACAATCTGGCTGTGTTTCTGCATCGATATACAGCCAACAAAGATAAAGTTGAGTACGTTCGTTGGATGGAAAAGGTTTACCCTTATTTTCAGAAATCAAGAAGCTAA
- the LOC140877738 gene encoding nuclear pore complex protein NUP96 gives MSMAVDLRMLESVHVPQSLHKRRRISVDGVDNFLSYQVSRQVETSLPTLRRSDYYTKPCLSELAIEEFTNPGYCGRVLDFTVGRVGYGWIKFVGETDIRCLDLDGIIKFNRCEVIVYEDESSKPVVGQGLNKKAEVTLVLRPKPLDYFTKGHLRKIVGILKHKTASQGAQFLSFDPLNGEWKFLVQHFSRFGLSEDEEDTVMNDVSPEARVPTELNDIEDSDVDEVTALEDPTLLSHSLPAHLGLDPIRMKELRLLLFPAEEVEEDGFSGMHSRDSPPFVKEPSMTPLHYSSSKTERKLSPHLVRKTPLALIEYNPGSFSSNCQGSMLMAQQNKGLHLKASTSEGFKLDLKLLKTPLAGGHSHIVVDAALFMGRSFRVGWGPNGVLVHSGMPVGSASAQCVLSSVINLQKVAIDNVIRDESNQVKKELIDLCFDSPLNIHKELNHEIKRVDLGTFDLKLQKLVCNRVTLPEVCRSYIEIIEKQLEVSSVPPLSRVLFMHQVMVWELVKVLFSARKLRAEFKSLEADDEEDMVPDGRQKYPEVDPEALPVMRRAEFSYWLQESVYHRVQEDISSLDESSDLEHIFLLLTGRQLDAAVELAASRGDVRLSCLLSQAGGSPATRSDVAHQLDIWRKNGMDFNFFEENRVRLLELLAGNIHEALHGVKIDWRRFLGLLMWYQFSPDISLPVVFNTYQKLLNDGNAPYPVPIYVDEGPVEEARNWEIGEHFDLAYYLMLLHARQEDDFGALKTMFSAFASTNDPLDYHMIWHHRAVLEAIGTFSSNDLHVLDMGFVSQLLCVGQCHWAIYVVLHMTHREDYPYLQTNVIREILFQYCEVWSAQDSQWRFIENLGVPSSWLHEALAIYFSYNGDLTKALHHFIESSHWQKAHSIFLTSVAHSLFLSAKHSEIWRLATTMEDHKSEIEDWDLGAGIFISFYVLRSSLQEDSNTMTELGTLENKNDECTDFIERLNKCLAVSGSKLSVDARAVYSKMAEEVCSLLLSDSGEGSSGEVQLSCFDTVFTAPVPENVRSYHLQDAVSLFTSCLSEMAQ, from the exons atgagtatgGCAGTTGATTTAAGAATGCTCGAGTCAGTTCATGTTCCCCAGTCTCTGCACAAGAGAAGAAGAATTTCTGTAGATGGAGTGGATAATTTTCTGTCATATCAGGTTTCTCGGCAAGTTGAAACTTCCTTACCAACACTAAGGCGCTCAGATTATTATACAAAACCCTGCTTAAGTGAGTTAGCTATTGAGGAGTTTACAAATCCAGGTTACTGTGGCAGAGTCCTAGATTTTACTGTTGGAAGGGTTGGTTATGGATGGATCAAATTTGTTGGGGAGACTGATATCAGATGTTTGGATTTAGACGGCATCATCAAATTCAATAGATGCGAAGTTATTGTCTATGAAGATGAAAGTTCCAAACCTGTGGTTGGTCAGGGCCTCAACAAGAAAGCTGAAGTAACATTAGTCCTGCGACCAAAACCTTTGGATTATTTTACCAAGGGCCACCTAAGAAAAATTGTGGGAATATTGAAACACAAGACAGCGAGTCAAGGGGCACAATTTCTCTCATTTGACCCACTTAATGGTGAATGGAAATTCTTGGTACAACATTTTAGCAGATTTGGTCTGAGTGAAGATGAAGAGGATACTGTGATGAATGATGTGTCTCCGGAAGCTAGAGTTCCAACTGAATTGAATGACATCGAGGATTCAGATGTTGATGAAGTGACTGCCTTAGAGGATCCAACTCTGCTGTCACATTCTCTTCCTGCTCATCTCGGGCTTGACCCCATCAGGATGAAAGAACTGAGATTGTTATTGTTTCCTGCCGAGGAAGTTGAGGAAGATGGTTTTAGTGGCATGCATTCACGTGATAGTCCACCATTTGTGAAAGAACCATCAATGACTCCATTACACTATTCTTCTTCAAAGACAGAGCGTAAGTTGAGCCCCCATTTGGTTCGCAAGACTCCATTAGCTCTAATAGAGTATAACCCTGGAAGTTTTAGTTCTAACTGCCAGGGGTCCATGTTGATGGCTCAACAGAACAAAGGTTTGCATCTAAAGGCGTCTACATCTGAAGGTTTTAAGCTGGATCTTAAACTTCTCAAAACACCATTAGCCGGAGGTCATTCACATATTGTAGTTGATGCAGCATTGTTTATGGGTAGGTCTTTTCGAGTAGGATGGGGACCCAATGGAGTTCTTGTTCATTCTGGTATGCCTGTTGGCAGTGCTAGTGCTCAATGTGTATTATCCTCTGTGATTAATCTTCAAAAGGTTGCAATCGACAACGTGATTAGAGATGAGAGCAATCAAGTGAAGAAGGAACTTATTGACCTTTGCTTTGACTCCCCCCTCAATATTCATAAGGAATTGAATCATGAAATAAAAAGAGTTGATCTGGGGacttttgatttgaagcttCAAAAGCTTGTCTGTAACCGAGTGACACTTCCAGAGGTTTGTCGAAGTTACATCGAGATAATTGAGAAGCAATTAGAGGTGTCAAGTGTACCACCCCTTTCTCGTGTTCTATTCATGCACCAAGTAATGGTTTGGGAATTAGTAAAAGTTCTCTTTTCTGCGAGGAAACTGAGGGCAGAATTTAAGTCTCTTGAAGCCGATGATGAGGAAGATATGGTACCAGATGGGAGGCAAAAATATCCTGAAGTTGACCCGGAAGCACTGCCAGTTATGAGGCGCGCAGAGTTCAGTTATTGGCTTCAAGAAAGCGTTTACCACCGTGTACAAGAGGATATTAGTTCGCTAGACGAGTCCAGTGATTTAGAGCACATATTCTTGCTTCTTACTGGTCGTCAGCTGGATGCTGCCGTGGAGCTTGCCGCTTCTAGAGGGGACGTAAGACTATCCTGTCTGTTGAGCCAGGCTGGTGGGTCCCCTGCAACTCGTTCAGATGTTGCTCATCAGCTTGATATTTGGAGAAAAAACGGaatggattttaatttttttgaagagAATAGGGTAAGGCTTCTTGAATTACTTGCTGGAAACATTCACGAAGCTCTGCACGGTGTAAAAATTGACTGGAGAAGATTCCTAGGACTGTTAATGTGGTATCAGTTTTCACCTGATATTTCATTGCCTGTTGTTTTTAATACTTACCAGAAGCTTCTTAATGATGGAAATGCTCCATATCCTGTTccaatttatgttgatgaaggACCAGTAGAAGAAGCTCGCAATTGGGAAATAGGTGAACATTTTGACCTTGCATATTATCTTATGCTTCTTCACGCTAGACAAGAAGATGATTTTGGTGCTCTAAAGACCATGTTCAGTGCCTTTGCCTCAACAAATGATCCACTTGATTATCACATGATTTGGCATCACCGTGCAGTTTTAGAAGCCATCGGAACTTTTAGTTCGAATGATCTCCATGTTCTTGACATGGGATTTGTTTCTCAGTTACTCTGCGTAGGGCAATGCCACTGGGCCATATACGTGGTACTTCATATGACACACCGTGAAGATTATCCATATCTGCAAACTAATGTCATAAGGGAAATTCTCTTCCAGTACTGTGAAGTTTGGAGTGCACAGGACTCACAATGGAGGTTCATTGAAAACCTAGGCGTTCCTTCTTCTTGGTTGCATGAAGCTTTG GCCATATATTTTAGCTACAATGGTGACCTAACGAAGGCCTTGCATCACTTTATTGAATCTTCACACTGGCAGAAAGCTCACTCAATTTTTTTGACTTCAGTCGCTCATTCTCTGTTTTTGTCAG CAAAACATTCAGAGATATGGAGGCTTGCAACTACCATGGAGGACCACAAATCAGAAATTGAAGATTGGGACCTTGGAGCCggaatttttatttcattttatgtCTTGAGAAGTTCATTGCAAGAAGACAGCAATACCATGACTGAACTG GGCACTCTCGAGAACAAGAATGATGAATGCACGGATTTTATAGAACGCCTGAACAAATGTTTGGCTGTTTCGGGAAGCAAATTATCAGTTGATGCAAG AGCCGTGTACTCGAAGATGGCAGAAGAAGTCTGCAGCCTTCTTCTTTCCGATAGTGGCGAAGGTTCATCAGGCGAGGTTCAGTTAAGCTGCTTTGACACGGTTTTTACTGCACCCGTACCTGAAAATGTACGCTCATACCACTTGCAAGACGCCGTTTCACTTTTCACATCATGTCTTTCAGAGATGGCACAATGA
- the LOC140868672 gene encoding uncharacterized protein, producing MAPYEALYGRRCRSPVHWDEIGERILLGPELVQQTADIVLRIRDKMRTVRSRQKSYAYRQRRDLEFAVGDHVFVRVAPMKGVMRFGKKGKLSPRFIGPFEILDRIGTLAYRVALPPSLAAVHNVFHVSMLRKYISNPSHILDFEPLRLASDLSFEEGPVQILAREERRLRTRDIPMVKVRLLNHSAEEATWEAETEMRTRYPDPFGTYLDFEGEISFKGGRIVTPRISSYINRMHN from the coding sequence atggctccttatgaggctCTTTATGGGAGAAGGTGTAGATCTCCCGTTCACTGGGATGAGATTGGTGAGAGGATTCTCTTAGggcctgagttggtgcagcagactGCAGATATTGTGTTGCGGATTCGAGACAAGATGAGGACCGTACGGAGTCGTCAGAAGAGCTATGCTTATCGACAACGACGCGACCTTGAGTTTGCCGTAGGAGACCATGTATTTGTGAGAGTCGCGCCCATGAAAGGCGTTATGCGTTTTGGTAAAAAGGGCAAGCTCAGTCCGaggtttatcggtccatttgagattttggatagGATTGGTACCTTGGCTTATCGTGTAGCACTGCCTCCTAGTCTTGCAGCggtgcacaatgtattccatgtctcgATGCTGAGAAAGTATATCTCCAACCCCTCGCATAttctggattttgagcctctacGGCTGGCGTCAGATTTGTCGTTCGAGGAGGGACCGGTGCAGATTTTGGCACGTGAGGAGCGAAGACTGAGGACGCGAGATATTCCCATGGTCAAGGTCCGGTTGCTAAATCATTCTGCGGAGGAGGCCACCTGGGAGGCTGAGACCGAAATGCGGACGCGTTATCCGGATCCTTTCGGTACGTATCTCGATTTCGAGGGCGAAAtttcttttaagggggggagaattgtaacgcctagAATTTCCTCTTACATAAACcgtatgcataattag